Proteins encoded within one genomic window of Flavobacterium sp. NG2:
- a CDS encoding aspartate aminotransferase family protein, with the protein MNLFDVYPLYPITPVKAVDCTIYDEKGIEYLDLYSGHGVISIGHTEPYYVAKVKEQLDNLSFYSNAIQNPLQVELAEKLGKASGLTDFSLFLCSSGAEANENALKMASFHTGKSRVIAFDNSFHGRTSAAVAVTDNPKIVAPINAQQVVTFLPLNQINLVEAELKKGDVACVIIEPIQGVGGLDQGTTEFFQALEKICKANEVILILDEVQSGYGRSGKFFAHQHHGINPDIITTAKGMGNGFPIGGVLISPKFQASYGLLGTTFGGSHLACAAGIAVLDVIESKNLIENAKKIEAYFMEAIKVIPEIKQVKGRGLMLGVEFDFDVSALRKKMIIEKHIFTGGANNKNLLRILPPLTITTDAIDTFVVALQESLAELK; encoded by the coding sequence AGACTTATACTCTGGTCACGGAGTAATATCTATAGGACATACTGAGCCTTATTACGTAGCCAAAGTAAAAGAACAATTGGATAATTTGAGTTTTTACTCGAATGCAATTCAGAATCCATTGCAAGTGGAATTAGCTGAAAAATTAGGAAAAGCCTCTGGCTTGACTGATTTTAGCTTGTTCTTATGTAGCTCTGGAGCTGAAGCCAATGAAAATGCCTTAAAAATGGCGTCCTTCCATACAGGAAAATCAAGAGTAATTGCTTTTGACAATTCGTTTCACGGAAGAACTTCGGCTGCGGTTGCTGTAACTGACAATCCTAAAATTGTGGCGCCTATCAATGCACAACAAGTAGTGACGTTCTTGCCATTGAATCAAATTAATTTGGTGGAAGCCGAATTGAAAAAAGGAGATGTCGCTTGTGTAATCATCGAGCCTATTCAAGGTGTGGGTGGTTTAGACCAAGGAACAACCGAATTCTTTCAAGCTTTGGAAAAAATTTGTAAAGCAAATGAGGTGATTTTGATTCTTGACGAAGTGCAATCAGGTTACGGAAGAAGCGGAAAGTTTTTTGCGCACCAACACCACGGAATCAATCCAGATATTATAACAACAGCTAAAGGAATGGGGAACGGCTTCCCTATTGGAGGCGTTTTAATTTCGCCTAAATTCCAAGCAAGTTACGGATTATTAGGAACTACTTTTGGAGGAAGTCATTTGGCTTGTGCTGCTGGTATTGCGGTTTTGGATGTGATTGAAAGCAAAAACTTAATTGAAAACGCTAAGAAAATAGAAGCGTATTTCATGGAAGCCATAAAAGTAATTCCAGAAATCAAACAAGTTAAAGGAAGAGGATTGATGCTAGGAGTAGAATTTGATTTTGACGTGAGCGCTTTAAGAAAGAAAATGATTATCGAAAAACATATTTTTACCGGTGGCGCAAACAACAAAAACTTGTTGAGAATTTTACCTCCTTTAACGATAACAACTGATGCTATTGATACTTTTGTAGTGGCACTGCAAGAGAGTTTGGCTGAGTTGAAGTAA